CTCGTCGCACAGGACCTGTTCGTCCTCGTCGAGCAGGAAGGCGACCACGTCGATCTCGCAGTCGGCCTGATGGCCCCAGGAGGCACTCACCGTCCATGTTCCGGCGCCGCCGTGTGCAGTCGGAAGGTCGAAAACGCCGCCGCGGGGAAGGACCGGGTCGGCCGTTCCCACTTGTGCGGCGGTGCCCGATGGCGGCTTGAGCGTGGCGAGCCAGTCGCCATCGTGGACCGGCAGTCCGCGTGCCGTGATGTGGGGCATGCGACGGTCCTCGGCTCCACCGGTCAGGAGAATCACATCGGTGACGCCGGCGGAGAGATTGACGGCGGCGGCACCGCCCTGCTCCGTAATGCGGGTGCGCAGCGCCGAGGCTTCGTCGTGGTGGCCGCCCAGCACCAGGACCCGGCGCCCGGACAGCGGTTGGGCGGAGGCTGGGCGGCCGGTGCGCCGCTGTGCGGGTAGGGACGGCTTCGATGGTGCCGGTTTGGTGTGGGCGGTTCCAGGCTGCACGCCGGTGAGCAGGCCGAGGAAGGTTCCTTCGGTGATCACGGGCACTCCTGCACCACGTGCCGCACGATACTTGGCGCTCTCGGAGTCGCACTCGTTGGTGACCAGCACGCTGGTGTGCCGGCTGACCGAGCCCATCACGTTCAGTCCTGCCGCGACGGAGCGTGCGATGAGTTCTTCGCGTGCAGTGCGGGTGTCACCGGTAAAGGCGACCTTCATGCCCTGTACCAGCGGGGCCCGTCGCGGAGCGGAGGGTTGCGACGTTGACGCTCATCGTGTCCATCAGGTTCCCCTGGTCTCTGGATCGTCAGTGTCCGGTCCTGTGTGTCCGTGGCTTGTGCCCCGGCTGCGGCCCGTTAACCCGGCTTGCTCCCGCCCTCCACCGCTGCACGAGGTCGATTACCTCACCGTCGAACACGCGGAAATCTATGTTGGCTGGAGTAGACATTGGATGGCGGTGTGGTTATGGTTTCTCTCGTAGCCGAGATCAACAGGGCCTGGCAGAGATGAACTGCCGGGCAGCAGTACCGCAGTTTGCAGGACGGTGCGGTGGTGGAGTTCCGAAGCCAGGGTTGTTGCAGGACGGCGACGGGACTGACGACCGGACCGGGTGGCCCGCAGTGATCAGGGGCCGCCGCGAGCAGTACCGCAGTACGCGTAAGGGCAGTTCGCAGTACCAGCAGTGAAGTTAAGTGAGCAGCACCTGGGTGAAGGCGTCGGCTGCGGACGCGCGCACCGGGAAGTTCGGCAGTGGGGTTCTAAGCCAGAGCAGATGCAGGACGGGCGACGGGGCTGGCTGCCGAAGAGTGACGCTTACTCAGGTCACCGAGTAGTTCGCATCACCAGCGGTAGGTAAGTGATTGATCCCAGAGGGAAGAACGGAGGAGTTGAGCGCCATCAGGATCGCCCGGGCGGAGTGTTGAGCCCGGGTACCGCAGGACATCGATAGTGAGGTGGTCTCCGGTCAAGCAACCGCGATCCCCGCACCCCCGACAACTCCCAGGTCGGGGCGGCGGACACAGAAGGCCGACGCAGTAATAGGGTCGGCAGATGGTGTAGCAGTTCCTTCGGGGCCCTGGTGCGGTACGGCACCAGGGCCCCTCCGCGTGTTCCACAGAGAGGTGAAATGACAGCAGACGACTCGTTCGGACGTCTCGATGACGACGACTACCCCGCCTACACGATGGGCCGGGCCGCCGCGATGCTCGGCACCACCCAGGGCTTCCTCCGTGCCATCGGCGAAGCCCGCCTCATCACACCGCTGCGCTCCGAGGGCGGCCATCGCCGCTACTCCCGCTACCAGCTGCGCATCGCCGCCCGCGCCCGGGAACTCGTCGACCACGGGACCCCCATCGAGGCCGCCTGCCGCATCGTCATCCTCGAAGACCAGCTCGAAGAAGCACAGCGCATCAACGCCGAATACCGCCGGCGTGGCGAGTCCTCCGCTCCGTCGGCCTCGGCCTGAGACCCTGTGACTACCCCAGCGGTTTCGCGGCTGCCGCCCGCACATGCTGCCCGGAACGCCTCACGTCCTGGGCAACTTCGTCGGACTGTGTGACCGACAGCCCTGGTCTCCCGTCGGGGCCAGGGCTTCATTTCTGCGGGCCCTGTCCCGTGCCCTGCTGGGGTGGGGTGGTGGACTACGGCAGCGCAGCCGGTCAGGCTTGCGGCGGGAAGAGTTCGAGCAGGCGTGCCTTCTGGCGGGAGCCGAGGCCCTGGACGCGGCGGCGCTCGGAGATGTCGAGGTCGGCCAGGAGCTGGGCGGCGCGGATCTTGCCGATGTTGGGCAGTCCTTCCAGCAGGCGCTTGACGAGCATCCTGCCCACGACCGGGTCATCTCGGTCGAGTACCTCCTGCAAGGAGGTGCGTTCGTGCTTGAGCGCGTCGAGCAGTTCGCTGCGTTCGCGGCGGACGGCAGCCGCCTTCCGGAGGTTTTCCGCGCGGGCTTCGGCGGTTAGGGCAGACAGGGGCATCGCTCTGCGGTCCTCTCGTCGTACGGCTTGCGTCGGCCATCATGACGCGTCCGCAGGGGCGGTGACCAGCGGGTTCGCCGTGCCGCGGCCGGTTATGCGCTGGGCTGGCTGCGGGTGTCTCCGCCGCGGCCGCGCAGGGTGACACCGGCTTCGGTGAGGATGCGGTGGACGAAGCCGTAGCTGCGGCCGGTGTCCTCGGCCAGGGCCCGGATGCTCGCTCCGCCTTCGTACGCCTTCTTCAGCTCGTTCGCGATCTTGTCGCGTGCCTCGCCGGTGATCCGCGTTCCCTTGGCCATGGCCGTCCCCTTCGTCGTTCGACGTTCGGAGTGGTGATCATCGCGCATCGATCGGGCGTCCGGCAGCCCGATCCGCACACCCGGGCGAGAACCAACAGGGCGCGATTGCGCTATCGGTGACTCCGCTTCCCTGACCCTTTATCGGACTTGTGTTCATTGACGGCGATGGGCCGCCCGGCACGTGCGGTCACAGAACTTCTTGTCACTGCGAGCGCCCGCCGGCAGCGGCCTGGAGCAGAGGACGTACGCGCACCGGCACACCCGCCCGGCCATGACTTCACCCCGGCTGCTCGATGGTGAAGGCGCTGCCGGTGTGGGACAGCCGCAGCAGCCGGGCCAGGGCGTGCGGGACCGCGTACAGCCGCAGTTCCACCCCTTCGGCCTTCGCGGCGCGGGCGGCGGCCAGCAGCGCGGACAGGCCGGAACAATCCACGAAGGTCAGCCGACCGCAATTCACGTCGACGCGGTCGTGGGCGGACACGGCGGCCCGGAGGGCTTCCCTGATGTCCGGGGCGCTGACCAGGTCGAGGTCCCCGGCCACGGTCACCCGGCAGCTGCCGGGCCCGGTCGGGTGCACTGCGACCTGGAGCGTGTCGTGCACGGCGCCCCCTTCGGGACTGCGATGTCGCGTCACTGGGCGGGGTCGTGATTCCAGAAAACGCCCTGCCCAGACGCCGTGTCCATCCCCGTCACTCACCGCCTGGCGCCCGTCACGCGGCCAAGAAGAACCGTCGCGGCCCCGCCGCCCGCCATGACGCGAGGCGCCCAGGCTGGTGTGGGCGGGCTTGGCGGGGCAGGCTGAGAAGTGCACCGGCTCAGGCATACCGCCGCGCGAAGGGAACCCGGGATGATCAAGATCGCGGATATTCGCGAGTGGCGCACCCACGACGTCGTCGACGCGGGCGGCCACAAGATCGGCACGATGGAGGCCGTCTACGTGGACACCAGCACCGACGAGCCGGCCATGGCCACCGTCCAGGTCGGGCTGCCCACCCGCCGCCACCTGGTCTTCGTCCCGCTGAACGGCGCGCTCGTGGGCCCCGGCTACGTGAAGGTCGACTACGACCGGTCGCTGGTGAAGAAGTGCCCGGCGATCGGCACGGACGACGTTCTGCCCGCCGAGGACGAGGCGGCGGTCTTCGCGCACTACGGCCTGCCCTACCAGAGCGGCGCGAACGGTGAGCGGCAGCTCGCCCGCCGCTGACCGACCCACCGAGGAGGTGCCCGCTCCATGAGACTCTTCCTGATCCTCGTCATCGCGGCGATCGTGCTAGGCATCATCGGCGCCGTCGCCAAGGGGCTGCTTTACCTGCTGATCATCGGCATCGTGGTGTTCATCGCGGCCCTGGTGTACCTGGGCGTGCACCTGCGGCGCTCCGGCCGCCGCAGCCGCACGCTCCGCTGAGACGTCTTGAGCTGCCGGGCCGGCAGGGGGCCCAAACCAGAACCGGCCGGTCCCGGCAGCCCCGGGTGGCCGGGCAGGCTTCCGGGGCTGCCGGCCGGTGGCGTGATGCGGGCCCCGGGGGAAGGCCGTCGCACCGACGCCGGTCTATCGGATGGGCCACAGGCAGCGGCTTGCCAGCATCGTCCACTCCCGGTCAGTCTGGCCGGGCACGACACGCCCCGCCGCACTCCAGTGCACTGCCAGCGCGGCGTAGATCGGCTCGTCCGAGCGAAGCCGGACGGCTTCACTGGTGCGGCCGACTAGGTCGATGACGGGTGCCGGCCGCACGGTCATCGCGGTCATGGTCGTACTAACGCGCCGCCCCGGTCCTGGTCACCCTGCGGTACGGCGCCGCTGGGCGAGGGCGGCGCGCCTGGGCCTCGTCGAGAAGCAGGGCGAACTCCGTCAGCGCGATGCGCTGGACGTCCTCGGCGGTGACCGGCTCGGTGTTGGTGCGGCGGGCCTGGGCGAGTTCGGCCGCGCCTCCCGGGCCGTGACCAGGGCCTGGCGCGCGAGGTCGACCCCGCTCAGCTCGCCGCTCACGCCATCACCGCCCCGGCCATGTCAGCGTCCAGTGGACGCGCGACGAACCCGGCGAGCCGGTCCGACCACGGCGCGGGCACGGCCGCCTCGGTCCGGACTGCGACCTGCTCGCGCAGCTGCTCCAGCCGCGTCGCCAACAGGTACTGCGCGGTGCGCTCCCGGGCGGCGTCGGCGGACTTGGTCGCAGCGACGATGGCGTCCGCGCCGTTCGGGTTCGCCCGAGCCGCCCGAGTGCGCTGCTGCGGTACTCCGGCAGCGCCTGCTCCACGGTCTGGAGCGCGTTGAAGGCGAACGCGGACGCTCGCAACGCCGGGTCCGTGTCCAGCTCGCCCGGCTCCACCAGCTCCAGGAGGTGGCGCCGGGCGCGCTCGATGTCGGCCTCCAGCGACGCCCGGACGTCGGCGGTGACGGTGGCGCCGTCGCCGTCACCGTTCAGCGCGGCCGCCGCGACCAGACCGGCCTCCACGATCAAAGCCTCGGTCCGGCGCCGATAACCGCACGCCTCGCACAGCCCGGCCGCCGCGCCCTGCCCGCGGTCCTCGCACGGCAACGCCTGACGGACCGCGTCGGCGGCGGCCGCGGCCTGGCGCTCGCGCTCCGTCCGCTCCTGCGCAGCTGCACGTGCCGCGTCCCGGCGGGCTTGCTCCGCGCGGGCCTGCTCACGCCGGCACACGAAGCTCTCCGCCTCGATCGCGGCCTGTTCCTGGAGCCGCTCATCGAGGACCTGGCGGCGCTCGCCGATGGTCAGGCCGGGCAGCTGTCGGTCGACCTCCGCCGCGATCTTCGCCCGCCGGGCACGCCGGATGTGGACCACGTTGTGGCAGTTCTCGCAGTCGCCGCCGGTGTCCAGCCGGATCCCGTCGTCGCACCGCCGGTCCGAGCATGCCTGACGCTGCACCAGGCCCCGCCGGGTCAGCCACGGGTACGGACGATCGACCAGGGCCTCTCCGCCGGTCTCCTCCAGCCGGTCGGTGAACCGGTCGGCCAGCAGCTGCGGCGCCATCTCCGGCCGCATCAGCATGCCCGCCAGCCGGGTCAACTCCGCCTGCGCCGCCGCCTCGACCTGGTCCTGCTGCCAGCCGGACAGCCGCTCCCACAGCCCCGCGACCGGCCCCAGAGCCACCCGCACACGAAGATCAGCCGGAAGGCCCACCCTCCGCTGCCGCTGCGCCTTGTCCCACCCCACGGGCTTTTGCCGGCCACCGGCACCAGCCCCGCCAGCGCGCTGTCCATCCCGCTCATCGACCGGAGACTCCTTCGGCCTTTCCCCGCGAAGCGGGCCGACCTCCGCCACCGGCGGCGCTGATGCCGCTGCGGCGTCGGCGGACTGGCCCTCGCGTACGCACGCGCGCTCCGGCCGACGGCCCTCACCCCCACGGACTTCGCCGGAAAACCCAGACGAGAGCTGCGGAGGAACTACCGGAGTAACCACACAAGCGTGGTCTGCGTGGAGCTCTGCACCATCAGGACGCTCCCGATCCCCCGCCCTCTCGACCGCCTCAGCACCGCACAGCCCAGATGTACCAAGGGCAGCGGCACCCTGGTCCGGAGCATGATCTCCGACTGCACCATCGGGACGCTGCGAAAGGATGGTCTCGGGGCCCGAAGAGGCCTCCACAGGGGCCAGCACCCGGCCGTAAGCCTGGGCGACCGGCAGCAGCATGACCCGGCCGCGGCCGCGCATCCGCGTCTCCGTCGCTTTGCGGCCCCGCGCGACGACCTCGGCCTCCGTCAGCCGCGCCAGGACCTTCCGCGCGCCGGACGGCGTGCAGCCCAGCAGCCGCGCCAGCGTCGCCGCCCCGCGCCCCTCCTTCGACTTCACCGAGCCGGCGCACAGCTGCAGCCAGCCCGACGCCCGGGTATTCAGCATCATCATCAGCAGCCCGAGCCGGTCGGTCGCCGCCCCCTTGCCCGTACGGCCGGCCAGCAGCCCCGCCGGGATCACCGAGCCGTCCTCAAGCGTCCAGCCTGGCGAGAACAGCGTCTCGATCAGGCGCAGCAGCACCGCCAGCTCCGCCTTCGACAACGCCAGCGGGTGCGCCGCTCCCCCACCCTTGCGGGCGTTCCACAACGGCATCACCAGGCAGTCCAGCCCCCTCACCTGCCCCTCGGCGTCGGTCACCACCCGAGTGCGCAGCGCGCCCGAGCCGCGCAGCGCGGGCAGCACCTTGTGGTGGACCGTCGACTCGTTCATGCCCAGCCACCGGCCCAACTGCGGACCCTTGATCGAGGTCTGGTTGTCGTCCTTGCGGCCCTTGGGCGCCCGCGACTTCGCGTACAGCACCACCGCCGACAACCGGGCAGCATCCCCGAGCCCGACCAGCGACTCATCCGCCAGCAGCGCCCGGACCGCGGCGAGCAGCCGCAGCCGCATCTCCCGACCCAGCCGCAGCGCGTCGTCCATGCTGCCGTCGCCGGGCTGCCCGGCAGCCGGCACCCACCGCAACCGGCGCGGCGAACTCCAACTCGCAGGCCCAGCCCTGGTGTTACCCAGGAACTCGGGCGCCAGTGCGCCCCCATCCGTTGCTGTCGTCATGACGCGGTTGTGTGCGCCAGAGGGGATACCCCCCGCGAACACGCGCGATGGGAGCACCGGAGCTGCGCAGAGAGTCAGGTGATCGTTCCGCATGCCTTCCCCAAGGAGCGGAAGGGGTCGGGACGTGACTGTGAATGCAGAAGAAGTTTTGCCCGCGGCACTCTGGCAGCCGACGAACGGGGGATGAGACGGATTTAGACGGCAGAGCGCCCGGTGAGCCCGAGTTCCAGGAGCCAGTCCGGGGGAGCGGGCCGGGCGGTCTCACCGCGTTTCCACACCGGCGACTGCCACATCGAGCGGCCGCCCTGCCCCGCCGCCGTCCGCCTTCAAGCACCCGGCGACAGGGGTCTTCAATCGGCTCTACCTTTGATCTTGGCCAGTGCTCCGCCGTTTACGGCGGGGGTGAAGGCCATCTCAGGGCTGCTCTGACCCGCGCGGTTCGCACGGGTCCGCAGTGTTGTCCTCAGCCGGTGGGGCGCTGCTGGTTTTCGATGTACTGCTTGACGACGGTCAGCGGTGCGCCGCCGCAGGATCCGGCGAAGTAGGAGCCGGACCAGAAGTGTCCGCCCCACAGGTAGCGGCGCACGTGTGCGCTGTGTTCCTGGCGGAGCCTGCGGGAGGAGACGCCCTTGAGGGAGTTGACCAGTTTGGAGAGCTGGACCTTGGGCGGATAGTGCACAAGCAGGTGGACGTGATCCTGTTCGCCGTTGAACTGCTTCAGGTCGGCTTCGAAGTCCGCGCAGACCTCGCGCATGATCTCCTCAGTGCGCGTCAGCATGGCGTCGGTGAATGCCTTGCGCCGGTACTTGGTAACAAAAACCAAGTGGACATGCAGGTTGTAGACGACGTGGCGCCCGGTGCGCACGTCAGGATTCGGGTTCCATCGTGGTGACATAAGCCAACCGTAGTAGGGTGATTGTCATGGGCGAACTCGTGTGGGAGAAGCGGCAGTTCGGGCATCGCGCCCGGCTGGCGCTGACGCCTGCACAGGTCCGGCTCATGGATGACCAGGCGCACGCGGCACGCGCGATGTGGAATCAGCTCCACGACCTGTGGCGGATGACGCCGAAGTGTCAGCGCGCTCTGACGCGCATGGATCAGGCGTTGCGGCAGGCCCGCAAGGAGATCGACTGGTAC
This DNA window, taken from Streptomyces sp. NBC_01445, encodes the following:
- a CDS encoding PRC-barrel domain-containing protein, giving the protein MIKIADIREWRTHDVVDAGGHKIGTMEAVYVDTSTDEPAMATVQVGLPTRRHLVFVPLNGALVGPGYVKVDYDRSLVKKCPAIGTDDVLPAEDEAAVFAHYGLPYQSGANGERQLARR
- the tnpA gene encoding IS200/IS605 family transposase, which gives rise to MSPRWNPNPDVRTGRHVVYNLHVHLVFVTKYRRKAFTDAMLTRTEEIMREVCADFEADLKQFNGEQDHVHLLVHYPPKVQLSKLVNSLKGVSSRRLRQEHSAHVRRYLWGGHFWSGSYFAGSCGGAPLTVVKQYIENQQRPTG
- a CDS encoding MerR family transcriptional regulator produces the protein MTADDSFGRLDDDDYPAYTMGRAAAMLGTTQGFLRAIGEARLITPLRSEGGHRRYSRYQLRIAARARELVDHGTPIEAACRIVILEDQLEEAQRINAEYRRRGESSAPSASA
- a CDS encoding helix-turn-helix domain-containing protein; the protein is MAKGTRITGEARDKIANELKKAYEGGASIRALAEDTGRSYGFVHRILTEAGVTLRGRGGDTRSQPSA
- a CDS encoding STAS domain-containing protein, with amino-acid sequence MHDTLQVAVHPTGPGSCRVTVAGDLDLVSAPDIREALRAAVSAHDRVDVNCGRLTFVDCSGLSALLAAARAAKAEGVELRLYAVPHALARLLRLSHTGSAFTIEQPG
- the mihF gene encoding integration host factor, actinobacterial type, with amino-acid sequence MPLSALTAEARAENLRKAAAVRRERSELLDALKHERTSLQEVLDRDDPVVGRMLVKRLLEGLPNIGKIRAAQLLADLDISERRRVQGLGSRQKARLLELFPPQA